In Leptolyngbya sp. SIO1E4, one DNA window encodes the following:
- a CDS encoding bifunctional nuclease family protein: protein MIEMKVAGIALDAISRNPVVLLRDTEDRRALPIYIGQDQAKSIIHALENQQSPRPLTHDLFINLLGDWEMTLERVVIHALKDNTFYALLTLSSGETRKELDARPSDAIAIALRTDAPIWVMEEVIADASIPVDRDADEAEKQAFREFISNLSPSDFTQRGDSISNDTYES from the coding sequence ATGATTGAGATGAAAGTCGCTGGTATTGCTCTCGACGCGATTTCTCGCAATCCCGTGGTGCTTTTGCGAGATACGGAAGACCGTCGTGCATTGCCAATTTACATCGGGCAAGACCAGGCTAAGTCGATTATTCATGCTTTAGAAAATCAGCAGTCACCTCGTCCTCTGACCCATGACCTCTTTATTAATTTGCTTGGTGATTGGGAAATGACGTTAGAGCGCGTTGTTATCCATGCCCTGAAGGACAATACCTTCTATGCGCTACTTACCTTGAGTTCAGGCGAAACGCGTAAAGAGTTAGACGCCCGCCCCAGCGATGCGATCGCAATTGCCCTCCGTACCGATGCGCCCATCTGGGTGATGGAAGAGGTGATTGCTGATGCCTCTATTCCTGTAGATCGCGATGCTGATGAAGCTGAAAAGCAGGCCTTCCGAGAGTTTATTTCTAACCTCAGTCCTTCTGACTTTACTCAGCGGGGTGACTCCATCAGCAACGATACTTACGAGTCTTAA